Proteins found in one Mangifera indica cultivar Alphonso chromosome 15, CATAS_Mindica_2.1, whole genome shotgun sequence genomic segment:
- the LOC123197968 gene encoding transmembrane ascorbate ferrireductase 2-like, translated as MAIPVVRFPIFLVIRAIGFVVATLVLSWTVHYRGGLALVSENKDLIFNVHPVLMVISLVLLNGEAILAYKTVPGTKSLKKLVHLALQLLAFLLSLIGVWAALKFHNDKGIDNFYSLHSWLGLACLFLFGIQWAAGFVTFWYPGGSKNSRATLLPWHVFFGIYIYALAVVTATTGILEKATFLQTNHVIARYSTEALLVNSLGICIAVLGGFVILALVAPASSKTEILRSSE; from the exons ATGGCGATACCTGTGGTTAGGTTTCCGATCTTCCTTGTCATCAGAGCAATCGGGTTCGTCGTTGCAACTCTCGTTCTCTCCTGGACTGTTCATTACCGAGGAGGGTTAGCTCTCGTTTCCGAAAACAAAGATCTCATATTCAAT GTTCATCCTGTTCTCATGGTCATCAGTCTTGTACTCTTGAATGGCGAAG CCATTCTAGCTTACAAGACAGTTCCAGGGAcaaaaagcttaaaaaaattagttcatCTGGCCCTACAACTTCTTGCCTTTCTTTTGAGCCTGATTGGTGTTTGGGCAGCTCTGAAATTCCACAACGATAAGGGCATTGACAATTTCTACAGCCTGCATTCATGGTTGGGCCTCGCTTGCCTTTTCTTATTTGGCATCCAG TGGGCTGCTGGATTTGTAACCTTTTGGTACCCAGGTGGCTCAAAAAATAGCAGAGCTACTCTGCTGCCATGGCATGTATTCTTTGGCATTTACATATACGCCCTCGCTGTGGTTACTGCCACTACTGGCATCTTAGAGAAAGCAACATTCCTTCAGACCAACCATGTGATCGCACGTTATTCCACTGAGGCATTGCTGGTAAACTCTCTGGGTATTTGTATCGCTGTTCTGGGTGGATTTGTTATTCTGGCACTTGTTGCTCCTGCAAGTAGCAAAACAGAAATTCTCAGATCATCAGAGTAG